In the genome of Nerophis lumbriciformis linkage group LG32, RoL_Nlum_v2.1, whole genome shotgun sequence, one region contains:
- the bspry gene encoding B box and SPRY domain-containing protein: protein MKETTPQRLLLFRKKTMQGAMAEERTKCDFNTPDDGGEAVLKGAEQPIFSALSGGQAERDTTVGQRASCEGTKAPGAALTPATTPAISDTESGIFSGECETCVEHESELDWFCGTELKLICSHCAIVGPCRGHSVTPLAARVTAVRNQLVDACEKMQVQARWMERFLEKTLPSKEQKLQVAASTAREQVVARVNAAREALEEEEQRLLEEVQREEERVEQCLLTQRAHWSQALDSLAHTRSLVVHTLTHYADPQLVMSIQEFTESVEAAEGVGKPCDTKQLNFRPGCGESELMKGLWATAMLQGPRAYGSSSFKFDERTVSPLLSLSDDHRTLTFVQIKPSYVQKKLNQSLPYDPARFDSWPNALGSLAMSSGTHTWVLDVGQSAAFKVGVCYASMERKGAWDKARLGYNEQSWVLCHFDGEYSFCHQGKKVLLEVMIRPRKVGLLLDWPSQTLLFYSPESSAVLYTVRGPFSAPLLPAVAVTDQSVTILH from the exons ATGAAGGAGACAACACCACAACGgctccttttatttagaaaaaaaactatgcagg GTGCCATGGCGGAGGAGAGGACGAAATGCGACTTTAACACACCGGACGACGGCGGGGAAGCGGTCTTAAAGGGCGCCGAGCAGCCCATCTTCTCAGCCCTGAGCGGCGGCCAGGCGGAGCGGGACACCACGGTAGGACAGCGGGCAAGCTGCGAAGGGACAAAAGCACCTGGAGCCGCCCTGACTCCCGCCACCACCCCCGCTATTTCCGATACCGAGTCCGGGATCTTTTCCGGGGAGTGCGAGACGTGTGTGGAGCACGAATCCGAGCTGGACTGGTTCTGTGGCACCGAGTTAAAGTTGATCTGCTCCCATTGCGCGATTGTAGGACCTTGTCGTGGACACTCAGTGACCCCTCTGGCCGCCAGAGTCACCGCAGTGCGG AATCAACTCGTGGACGCGTGTGAGAAAATGCAGGTTCAGGCGCGGTGGATGGAACGGTTCTTAGAGAAGACGCTTCCCAGCAAGGAGCAAAAACTTCAG GTGGCGGCGAGCACGGCAAGAGAGCAGGTTGTGGCTCGGGTCAACGCAGCTCGAGAGgcactggaggaggaggagcagcGGCTCCTGGAGGAGGTGCAGCGGGAGGAGGAGCGAGTGGAGCAGTGCCTACTTACCCAGCGGGCTCACTGGAGCCAGGCGCTGGACAGTCTGGCGCATACACGCTCACTCGTGGTGCACACTCTGACGCACTATGCGGACCCACAGTTAGTG ATGAGCATCCAGGAGTTTACTGAAAG CGTGGAGGCGGCTGAGGGTGTGGGCAAGCCGTGCGACACAAAGCAGCTCAACTTCAGGCCAGGCTGCGGTGAAAGCGAGCTAATGAAGGGACTGTGGGCCACCGCCATGCTGCAGGGACCACGTG CTTATGGCTCCTCGTCTTTCAAGTTTGACGAGCGCACAGTAAGTCCGCTCCTGTCGCTCTCTGATGACCACCGCACTTTGACCTTCGTCCAAATAAAACCCAGCTACGTCCAGAAAAAACTCAACCAGTCGCTGCCCTACGACCCGGCACGCTTCGACTCGTGGCCCAACGCTCTGGGCTCACTCGCCATGTCCTCCGGCACCCACACCTGGGTGCTGGACGTAGGTCAGAGCGCCGCCTTCAAGGTGGGCGTCTGCTATGCCAGCATGGAGCGCAAAGGTGCCTGGGACAAGGCCCGGCTCGGATACAACGAGCAGTCGTGGGTGCTGTGCCACTTCGACGGCGAGTACTCGTTCTGTCACCAGGGGAAGAAAGTGCTGCTGGAGGTGATGATCAGACCGCGGAAGGTGGGCCTCCTGCTGGACTGGCCCAGTCAGACGCTCTTGTTTTATTCGCCGGAGTCAAGTGCGGTTTTGTACACAGTCAGGGGTCCGTTTAGCGCCCCCTTGCTGCCAGCAGTTGCTGTGACGGACCAGAGCGTCACCATACTACACTGA
- the coq4 gene encoding ubiquinone biosynthesis protein COQ4 homolog, mitochondrial has translation MALAVSLLRCSRSQRSAFGVTNVCGLQLINNKGTFRAYSYDNEELYPGHIPTTPIQKALLAVGSGVAALQDPYRHDMVAVLGETTGHFALLNLRDRMRNDPEGHVVLQDRPRIRLSTLDLRKMASLPEGTFGREYLRFLEDNQVTPDSRADVKFVDNEELAYVMQRYREVHDLLHTLLGMPTNMLGEVAVKWFEAAQTGLPMCALGALLGPLRLNPNRLQQLVTSLGPWAVQNGRRARCVLSVFYERRWEQSVEDLRQELNIEPPPTQ, from the exons ATGGCATTGGCAGTGTCGCTGCTTCGATGCTCAAGGAGCCAACGGTCTGCCTTTGGCGTAACGAACG TGTGTGGCCTCCAGCTGATAAATAACAAGGGCACGTTCCGAGCTTACAGTTATGACAATGAAGAACTATATCCCGGCCACATTCCCACAACTCCCAttcagaaggccttgctggcagtTGGCTCAGGTGTCGCTGCCCTTCAAGACCCTTATCGACACG ACATGGTGGCAGTGCTCGGCGAGACAACAGGACACTTTGCTTTGTTAAACCTCAGGGACCGGATGAGAAATGACCCGGAGGGACACGTGGTCCTCCA GGACAGGCCAAGAATCCGGCTGTCGACGCTGGACTTGAGAAAGATGGCCTCCTTACCTGAGGGAACCTTTGGCCGAGAATACCTCCGTTTTCTGGAAGACAAC CAAGTGACCCCTGACTCGAGGGCAGATGTAAAGTTTGTGGACAACGAGGAGCTAGCTTACGTCATGCAGAGATACAGAGAGGTCCACGACCTGCTGCACACCCTACTGGGCATGCCCACCAACATGCTGG GTGAAGTGGCTGTAAAGTGGTTTGAAGCCGCTCAGACTGGGCTCCCCATGTGCGCCCTCGGAGCTCTGCTGGGCCCACTTCGACTAAACCCAAA TCGCCTGCAGCAGCTGGTCACATCTTTGGGCCCCTGGGCCGTGCAGAATGGCCGACGGGCCCGGTGTGTCCTCAGCGTCTTCTATGAGAGGCGATGGGAGCAGAGCGTCGAGGACCTGAGACAGGAGCTGAACATCGAGCCTCCTCCCACCCAGTAA